A window of the Halobacterium hubeiense genome harbors these coding sequences:
- the pstB gene encoding phosphate ABC transporter ATP-binding protein PstB translates to MSDNTPQTDESARGETADPTNDDMLVETDVASATSDSTAGATPDPIIRSRDLDVFYGEEQALDSIDIDIPENRVTAIIGPSGCGKSTFLRCINRMNDRIDVCRVDGDLTLRGKNVYDPDVDPVALRRKVGMVFQEPNPFPKSIYDNVAYGLEIQDVEGDYDEIVEQSLKRAALWDEVSHQLDSSGLALSGGQQQRLCIARAIAPDPEVLLMDEPASALDPVATSQVEDLIEELAEDYTVVIVTHNMQQAARISDKTAVFLTGGELVEFGDTDQIFENPEHKRVEDYITGKFG, encoded by the coding sequence ATGAGTGACAACACACCACAGACCGACGAATCGGCCCGCGGGGAGACCGCCGACCCGACGAACGACGACATGCTCGTGGAGACGGACGTCGCGAGCGCGACGTCCGACTCGACGGCGGGCGCGACCCCCGACCCCATCATCCGCTCGCGGGACCTCGACGTCTTCTACGGCGAGGAACAGGCGCTGGACAGCATCGACATCGACATCCCGGAGAACCGCGTCACCGCCATCATCGGGCCGTCGGGCTGCGGGAAGTCGACGTTCCTGCGCTGCATCAACCGGATGAACGACCGCATCGACGTCTGCCGCGTGGACGGCGACCTCACGCTGCGCGGGAAGAACGTCTACGACCCCGACGTGGACCCGGTGGCGCTCCGGCGGAAGGTCGGGATGGTGTTCCAGGAGCCCAACCCGTTCCCGAAGAGCATCTACGACAACGTCGCCTACGGCCTCGAAATCCAGGACGTCGAGGGCGACTACGACGAGATCGTCGAGCAGTCGCTGAAGCGAGCGGCGCTGTGGGACGAGGTCAGCCACCAGCTCGACAGCTCCGGGCTCGCGCTCTCGGGCGGCCAGCAGCAGCGACTCTGCATCGCGCGCGCCATCGCGCCCGACCCCGAGGTCCTGCTGATGGACGAGCCGGCGTCGGCGCTGGACCCGGTCGCGACCAGTCAGGTCGAGGACTTAATCGAGGAGCTCGCCGAGGACTACACCGTCGTCATCGTGACCCACAACATGCAGCAGGCCGCCCGCATCTCGGACAAGACGGCCGTGTTCCTCACGGGCGGGGAGCTCGTGGAGTTCGGCGACACCGACCAGATCTTCGAGAACCCCGAGCACAAGCGGGTCGAAGATTACATTACGGGCAAGTTCGGGTAA
- a CDS encoding glutaredoxin family protein: MAFDPMDSAMEQEAVDEIVAEAIENNDVVLFMKGDARMPQCGFSKRAINLISQYRPDVHTVDALQSLDEFRVALEERSGWETIPQTFVDGEFVGGSDILAELEERGELADELNADEADVEEDAAATSPDDGVESPF; this comes from the coding sequence ATGGCTTTCGACCCGATGGACTCCGCGATGGAGCAGGAGGCGGTCGACGAAATCGTCGCCGAGGCAATCGAGAACAACGACGTGGTGCTGTTCATGAAGGGGGACGCGCGGATGCCCCAGTGCGGGTTCTCGAAGCGCGCAATCAACCTCATCTCGCAGTACCGACCGGACGTGCATACGGTGGACGCGCTCCAGAGCCTCGACGAGTTCCGCGTCGCGCTCGAAGAGCGCAGCGGCTGGGAGACCATCCCGCAGACGTTCGTGGACGGGGAGTTCGTGGGCGGCAGCGACATTCTCGCCGAACTCGAGGAGCGCGGCGAGCTCGCGGACGAACTGAACGCCGACGAGGCCGACGTGGAGGAGGACGCCGCGGCGACGAGCCCCGACGACGGCGTCGAATCCCCGTTCTGA
- a CDS encoding TOBE domain-containing protein — translation MDARPEFDAYVGSDGVTLDTRDVALLRAIDDEGSLSSAAESLGRSYAHAQRRVVELEDAFGSLVERQRGGTDGGGSELTEAATELLATFERVQTSFEGVTEVAETVLSGTVVERDGELATVETDAGRVRALVPEGDGDVYLTLRADAVTLTDPADAPTPEHTSARNRFSGTVTSVETGERVARVTVDVGADDPVLALVTEDSRQRLALEPGRDVVVSFKATATRGVPVE, via the coding sequence ATGGACGCCCGCCCCGAGTTCGACGCGTACGTCGGCAGCGACGGGGTGACCCTCGACACGCGGGACGTCGCGCTGCTGCGCGCCATCGACGACGAGGGCTCGCTGAGCAGTGCCGCCGAGTCGCTGGGCCGCTCGTACGCGCACGCCCAGCGCCGCGTCGTCGAACTCGAGGACGCGTTCGGCTCGCTGGTGGAGCGCCAGCGCGGCGGCACCGACGGCGGCGGCAGCGAACTCACGGAGGCCGCCACCGAACTGCTCGCGACGTTCGAGCGCGTGCAGACGAGCTTCGAGGGCGTCACGGAGGTCGCGGAGACCGTGCTCTCGGGGACGGTCGTCGAGCGCGACGGCGAACTCGCGACCGTCGAGACGGACGCGGGGCGCGTGCGCGCGCTCGTCCCGGAGGGCGACGGCGACGTCTACCTCACGCTGCGCGCGGACGCCGTCACGCTCACCGACCCCGCGGACGCGCCGACGCCCGAGCACACGAGCGCGCGGAACCGCTTCTCGGGCACCGTCACCAGCGTCGAAACTGGCGAGCGTGTCGCGCGCGTCACCGTCGACGTGGGCGCGGACGACCCGGTACTCGCGCTCGTCACCGAGGACAGCCGCCAGCGGCTCGCCCTCGAACCGGGTCGCGACGTCGTCGTCTCCTTCAAGGCCACCGCGACCCGCGGCGTCCCCGTCGAGTGA
- the gfcR gene encoding transcriptional regulator GfcR: MKNVDDLIDSASELAARGLSRGEIADELNVSRETASWLVERAGGTAAPVEDEPSGGPQDVHVDWSNIGEAGARLNAIGVALADALREHSHDVDLIVGVEKAGVPLATAVSNELKTDLATYTPRKHQWEEGDIENLGGSFSRNFASVEDRECFVVDDTITSGTTISETVDAIREADGTPVACGVLVDKQGIADVGDVPLESLFQVIRVGNDD, encoded by the coding sequence ATGAAGAACGTCGACGACCTCATCGACAGCGCCTCGGAGCTCGCGGCCCGCGGGCTGTCGCGCGGCGAAATCGCTGACGAACTGAACGTCTCCCGGGAGACCGCGAGCTGGCTGGTCGAGCGCGCGGGCGGCACCGCCGCCCCCGTCGAGGACGAGCCCTCCGGCGGCCCCCAGGACGTCCACGTGGACTGGAGCAACATCGGCGAAGCCGGCGCACGCCTCAACGCCATCGGCGTGGCGCTGGCGGACGCGCTCCGCGAGCACAGCCACGACGTCGACCTCATCGTCGGCGTCGAGAAGGCCGGCGTGCCGCTGGCGACCGCCGTCTCCAACGAACTGAAGACCGACCTCGCGACGTACACGCCGCGCAAACACCAGTGGGAGGAAGGCGACATCGAGAACCTCGGCGGGAGCTTCAGCCGGAACTTCGCGAGCGTCGAGGACCGCGAGTGCTTCGTCGTCGACGACACCATCACCTCCGGCACCACCATCTCCGAGACCGTCGACGCCATCCGCGAAGCCGACGGCACCCCCGTCGCCTGCGGCGTCCTCGTGGACAAACAGGGCATCGCCGACGTCGGCGACGTCCCCCTCGAATCCCTGTTCCAAGTCATCCGCGTCGGCAACGACGACTGA
- a CDS encoding glucose 1-dehydrogenase has protein sequence MDAIAVTRDDPTPRVVDLPRPEPEPGEALVRTLRVGVDGTDHEVIAGGHGGFPDGDDHLVLGHEAVGVVEDPNGTDLDAGGVVVPTVRRRPNGGNEFFERGEPDMAPGGKYYERGIEGAHGFMAEYFTSPAEFLVEIPADLAERGFLVEPVSISEKGFEHAFASRSAFDWHPESALVLGNGSLGLLTLAMLEADDRFERTYCLGRRDRPDPTIDLIEDLGATYVDSRETPVPDVPAAHEPMDFVYEATGYPKHAFETIDALAPNGVGALLGVPEDWDFEVGGGRLHREFVLHNKALVGSVNSGVQHFEDAVDTLRSLPEWLFDDLVTGVYGLDEFERAFVDDETTIKTAVQFDSR, from the coding sequence ATGGACGCAATCGCCGTCACCCGCGACGACCCGACGCCGCGCGTCGTCGACCTGCCGCGGCCCGAGCCCGAACCGGGCGAGGCGCTCGTGCGCACGCTCCGCGTCGGCGTCGACGGCACCGACCACGAAGTCATCGCGGGCGGCCACGGCGGCTTCCCCGACGGCGACGACCACCTCGTGCTCGGCCACGAGGCCGTCGGCGTCGTCGAAGACCCCAACGGCACCGACCTCGACGCCGGCGGCGTCGTCGTGCCGACGGTCCGCCGCCGACCGAACGGCGGCAACGAGTTCTTCGAGCGCGGCGAACCCGACATGGCGCCCGGCGGAAAGTACTACGAGCGCGGCATCGAGGGCGCCCACGGGTTCATGGCCGAGTACTTCACCAGCCCCGCGGAGTTCCTCGTGGAGATTCCCGCGGACCTCGCCGAGCGCGGGTTCCTCGTCGAACCCGTCAGCATCTCCGAGAAGGGCTTCGAGCACGCGTTCGCCTCGCGGTCGGCGTTCGACTGGCATCCCGAGAGCGCGCTCGTCCTCGGGAACGGCTCGCTGGGCCTGCTCACGCTCGCGATGCTGGAAGCCGACGACCGCTTCGAGCGCACGTACTGCCTGGGCCGCCGCGACCGCCCCGACCCCACCATCGACCTCATCGAGGACCTCGGCGCGACGTACGTCGACTCCCGGGAGACACCCGTGCCCGACGTCCCCGCCGCACACGAGCCGATGGACTTCGTCTACGAGGCCACCGGCTACCCCAAACACGCCTTCGAGACCATCGACGCGCTGGCGCCCAACGGCGTCGGCGCGCTCCTCGGCGTCCCCGAGGACTGGGACTTCGAGGTCGGCGGCGGCCGCCTCCACCGCGAGTTCGTCCTCCACAACAAGGCGCTGGTCGGCAGCGTCAACTCCGGCGTCCAGCACTTCGAGGACGCCGTCGACACCCTCCGGTCGCTCCCGGAGTGGCTGTTCGACGACCTCGTCACCGGCGTCTACGGCCTCGACGAGTTCGAGCGAGCATTCGTCGACGACGAAACGACCATCAAGACGGCGGTTCAATTCGACAGTAGATGA
- the pstA gene encoding phosphate ABC transporter permease PstA has translation MATNNELEGFGRVSRTAGTLFRYLLLAATLFGLVFVTILLVYVANDAIQPLTADPGWHLTFLLTLVLPTLAAGAYAYRRGVEALRTGVFTIGFVVVALMFSGGAAMIFVDIVEPLTWLAFLLALAVPTAVTMAVVSYDHRISFVAQFVVTVAAFYLSLFGVPGPLGSLAGASTVVPGLFGFVSGLPFAPAPWLMMAVTLGPPVAYVGSRYVAADRDRRAHVLVGATVFAVVLAGGALAPFLGVDPVPGVVVAAVGLVPPLVYAVGTAANRPTERVGLLVPSTVVVGSLVGAAAADAAGFAGPQSWVDWAFLTGAHSSTAADAGFYPAIGGSILLMLTVAVLAFPVGIGAAVYLEEYAPDNRFTRVIDVNISNLAGVPSVVYGLLGLGLFVTYLNQPPGTVLLGGATLGLLILPIVIISAREAIRAVPEETRAASYGMGATKWQTVKNVVLPRSFSGILTGTILALGRAIGETAPLIMIGAPNVKYSLPAGLSEAASAMPLQVYAWSSLYAGDDFYQKAVPAGVVVLVAILLAMNSIAIVLRNKYQSTE, from the coding sequence ATGGCCACGAACAACGAACTCGAGGGGTTCGGGCGCGTCAGCCGGACGGCGGGCACGCTGTTCCGCTACCTGCTGTTGGCGGCGACGCTGTTCGGCCTCGTCTTCGTCACGATACTGCTGGTGTACGTCGCCAACGACGCCATCCAGCCGCTGACCGCCGACCCCGGCTGGCACCTGACGTTCCTCCTCACGCTCGTGTTACCGACGCTGGCGGCCGGCGCGTACGCCTACCGGCGCGGCGTCGAAGCGCTGCGCACGGGCGTGTTCACCATCGGCTTCGTCGTCGTCGCGCTGATGTTCAGCGGCGGCGCGGCGATGATATTCGTGGACATCGTCGAGCCGTTGACGTGGCTGGCGTTCCTGCTCGCGCTGGCGGTCCCGACCGCGGTCACGATGGCGGTCGTCAGCTACGACCACCGCATCTCGTTCGTCGCGCAGTTCGTCGTCACGGTCGCCGCGTTCTACCTCTCGCTGTTCGGCGTGCCCGGCCCGCTGGGCTCGCTGGCGGGCGCCTCGACGGTCGTGCCGGGCCTGTTCGGGTTCGTCTCGGGGCTGCCGTTCGCACCGGCGCCGTGGCTGATGATGGCCGTGACGCTCGGCCCGCCCGTGGCGTACGTCGGGAGCCGGTACGTCGCCGCCGACCGCGACCGACGCGCGCACGTGCTGGTCGGTGCGACCGTCTTCGCGGTCGTGCTCGCCGGCGGCGCGCTCGCCCCGTTCCTCGGCGTCGACCCCGTTCCGGGCGTCGTCGTCGCGGCGGTCGGCCTCGTGCCGCCGCTGGTCTACGCGGTCGGCACCGCCGCGAACCGCCCCACCGAACGCGTCGGCCTGCTCGTCCCTTCGACCGTCGTGGTCGGCTCGCTCGTCGGCGCCGCGGCCGCCGACGCCGCCGGGTTCGCCGGACCGCAGTCGTGGGTCGACTGGGCGTTCCTCACGGGCGCGCACAGCAGCACCGCCGCGGACGCCGGCTTCTACCCCGCCATCGGCGGGTCGATTCTGCTAATGCTGACCGTCGCCGTGCTCGCGTTCCCCGTCGGCATCGGCGCCGCCGTCTACCTCGAAGAGTACGCGCCGGACAACCGGTTCACGCGCGTCATCGACGTGAACATCTCGAACCTCGCGGGCGTCCCGTCGGTCGTCTACGGCCTGCTCGGGCTCGGGCTGTTCGTCACGTACCTGAACCAGCCCCCGGGCACGGTGCTGCTCGGCGGCGCGACCCTCGGCCTGCTCATCCTCCCCATCGTCATCATCTCCGCGCGGGAGGCCATCCGCGCGGTGCCCGAGGAGACCCGGGCGGCGTCGTACGGGATGGGCGCGACGAAGTGGCAGACCGTCAAGAACGTCGTGCTGCCGCGGTCGTTCTCCGGCATCCTCACCGGGACGATTCTCGCGCTCGGCCGCGCCATCGGCGAGACCGCGCCGCTCATCATGATCGGCGCGCCGAACGTCAAGTACTCGCTGCCCGCCGGGCTCTCGGAGGCCGCCAGCGCGATGCCGCTGCAGGTGTACGCGTGGTCGAGCCTCTACGCCGGCGACGACTTCTACCAGAAGGCGGTCCCGGCTGGCGTCGTGGTGCTCGTCGCCATCCTGCTGGCGATGAACTCCATTGCCATCGTCCTGCGGAACAAGTACCAGTCCACGGAGTAA
- a CDS encoding HAD family hydrolase, which produces MERYDRLYALYDEFDAETLRAYQDLVDLFPPVDSRVALEYWESASDELAARKDEVRAAFEDGDTYAELVARASREQAFAALDLHAKYDRGVNVLVLDVDETLRSAGHTDNEIPRETLHLLTEFHEAGVPIVICTGQTLENVKGFLIQGLGNELVHSGNVSIVYEAGTGVFTPGHGPDTKQLLYEGLDEDVRTVFDDVRARVLSEAPEGIRQGCHLQGNEFNVTLKPNFETGSERARGLIDDALRYELELLADCVADATTDHVRAFYAEQDPEIADVLADAGQRPDDVTVPEDVRAVLERIDVAYYEADAAEIASRELNKVVGVQGAFDVLDVDDPFALVMGDSKSDLRVMEWVAEEDAGIAAAPDHASKRVLEHVWETDDLVFDEGAADEVLRTAWALNRLAEQ; this is translated from the coding sequence ATGGAACGGTACGACCGGCTGTACGCACTCTACGACGAGTTCGACGCGGAGACGCTGCGCGCGTACCAGGACCTCGTGGACCTGTTCCCGCCCGTGGACTCCCGGGTCGCGCTCGAATACTGGGAGTCCGCCAGCGACGAGCTCGCCGCGCGCAAGGACGAGGTGCGCGCGGCCTTCGAGGACGGCGACACGTACGCCGAACTGGTCGCGCGCGCGTCCCGCGAGCAGGCGTTCGCGGCGCTGGACCTCCACGCGAAGTACGACCGCGGCGTCAACGTCCTCGTGCTCGACGTCGACGAGACGCTACGCTCGGCGGGTCACACGGACAACGAGATTCCCCGCGAGACCCTGCACCTCCTGACGGAGTTCCACGAGGCCGGCGTCCCCATCGTCATCTGTACGGGGCAGACTTTAGAGAACGTCAAGGGGTTCCTGATTCAGGGACTGGGCAACGAACTCGTCCACTCGGGGAACGTCTCCATCGTCTACGAGGCCGGGACGGGCGTGTTCACGCCCGGGCACGGCCCCGACACGAAGCAACTGCTCTACGAGGGGCTGGACGAGGACGTGCGGACGGTGTTCGACGACGTTCGCGCTCGCGTTCTGTCGGAGGCTCCGGAGGGCATCCGGCAGGGCTGTCACCTCCAAGGCAACGAGTTCAACGTGACGCTGAAGCCGAACTTCGAGACGGGCAGCGAGCGCGCCCGCGGCCTCATCGACGACGCGCTCCGGTACGAACTCGAACTGCTGGCGGACTGCGTGGCGGACGCGACCACCGACCACGTGCGCGCGTTCTACGCCGAGCAGGACCCCGAAATCGCGGACGTGCTCGCCGACGCCGGCCAGCGACCCGACGACGTCACCGTCCCCGAGGACGTGCGCGCGGTGCTGGAGCGCATCGACGTGGCGTACTACGAGGCCGACGCCGCCGAAATCGCGTCCCGCGAGCTGAACAAGGTCGTGGGCGTGCAGGGCGCCTTCGACGTGCTCGACGTCGACGACCCGTTCGCGCTCGTGATGGGCGACTCCAAGAGCGACCTGCGCGTGATGGAGTGGGTCGCCGAGGAGGACGCCGGCATTGCGGCGGCGCCCGACCACGCCTCCAAGCGCGTCCTGGAGCACGTCTGGGAGACCGACGACCTAGTCTTCGACGAGGGCGCCGCCGACGAGGTTCTCAGGACCGCGTGGGCGCTGAATCGGCTGGCAGAACAGTAG
- a CDS encoding ubiquitin family protein — MDVEVKLTGTLAARTGTHSARVGVARDATVADVVDALADELGPQVRAGVLEGSRLRTDTVVVRDSADGEPLTAGSRLREGDTVRFTLAN, encoded by the coding sequence ATGGACGTCGAGGTGAAGCTCACCGGCACGCTCGCCGCTCGCACGGGCACCCACAGCGCGCGCGTCGGCGTCGCCCGCGACGCCACCGTCGCCGACGTGGTGGACGCGCTCGCGGACGAACTCGGGCCGCAGGTCCGCGCGGGCGTCCTCGAAGGGTCGCGACTCCGCACCGACACGGTCGTCGTCCGGGACTCCGCCGACGGCGAGCCGCTCACCGCCGGCAGTCGCCTCCGTGAGGGCGACACCGTCCGCTTCACGCTCGCCAACTAG
- the phoU gene encoding phosphate signaling complex protein PhoU: protein MPRESYQEKLDALRNDVLYMSEVVVDRLRLALEAMEQKDEETAWEVIEGDDEVNELYLDLEEECIDLLALQQPVAGDLRLIASSFKITTDLERVGDLATNLAEYTLDADRDMFPEVDIQAIGATTIEMVEDAMDAYAEADVEACYNIAERDDDLDERCRQASETVMRDLIETEIDTESSESDVEALMNDVSRMLLTVRDLERVGDHAVNVAARTLYMVEKDDELIY, encoded by the coding sequence ATGCCACGCGAGAGCTACCAAGAGAAACTGGACGCGCTCCGCAACGACGTCCTCTACATGAGCGAAGTGGTCGTCGACCGCCTGCGGCTGGCGCTGGAAGCGATGGAGCAGAAAGACGAGGAGACCGCCTGGGAGGTCATCGAGGGCGACGACGAGGTCAACGAGCTCTACCTCGACCTCGAGGAGGAGTGCATCGACCTGCTCGCGCTCCAGCAGCCCGTCGCCGGCGACCTCCGGCTCATCGCGTCGTCGTTCAAGATTACGACCGACCTCGAACGCGTCGGCGACCTCGCGACGAACCTCGCGGAGTACACCCTCGACGCCGACCGCGACATGTTCCCCGAGGTCGACATCCAGGCCATCGGCGCCACCACCATCGAGATGGTCGAGGACGCGATGGACGCGTACGCCGAGGCGGACGTCGAGGCCTGCTACAACATCGCCGAGCGCGACGACGACCTCGACGAGCGCTGTCGGCAGGCCTCCGAGACGGTGATGCGGGACCTCATCGAGACCGAAATCGACACCGAGTCCAGCGAGTCGGACGTCGAAGCGCTGATGAACGACGTCTCGCGGATGCTGCTGACGGTGCGGGACCTGGAGCGCGTCGGCGACCACGCGGTCAACGTCGCCGCGCGCACTCTCTACATGGTCGAGAAGGACGACGAGCTCATCTACTGA
- a CDS encoding dihydrodipicolinate synthase family protein translates to MPDHAPVPGADDPLDLHGVVPPTVTAFHDDETVDFERTAEHARFVVDRGVDGVFPLGTNGEFPLLTGGERQRVVEAVVDEVGGDVPVIAGVGAPSTRQTVAHAEHAEEAGVDGVVVVTPYYYPLDDEATVAHYERVCAAVDVPVYVYHIPSKTGNSLSLDVLEDLSAIDNLAGIKDSSKDVPWLGQAIDAHPELTFLAGSDSLLVPGLDLGCTGMVSAVANAFPELVVDLYEAYDEGDVEHARNLQSTVYDVRTALKQGPYMAGVKTALQLRGFDAGPLRSPLRTMDDDQRERLEARLEELGLLETIDLHRNE, encoded by the coding sequence GTGCCAGACCACGCACCAGTCCCCGGCGCGGACGACCCCCTCGACCTCCACGGGGTCGTGCCGCCGACGGTGACAGCGTTCCACGACGACGAGACGGTCGACTTCGAGCGCACCGCCGAGCACGCCCGGTTCGTCGTCGACCGCGGCGTCGACGGCGTCTTCCCGCTCGGGACGAACGGCGAGTTCCCCCTGCTGACCGGCGGCGAGCGCCAGCGCGTCGTCGAAGCCGTCGTCGACGAGGTCGGCGGCGACGTCCCGGTCATCGCCGGCGTCGGCGCGCCCAGCACCAGACAGACCGTCGCCCACGCCGAACACGCCGAGGAGGCGGGCGTGGACGGCGTCGTCGTCGTCACGCCGTACTACTACCCGCTCGACGACGAGGCCACTGTCGCGCACTACGAGCGCGTCTGCGCGGCCGTCGACGTACCGGTGTACGTCTACCACATCCCCTCGAAGACCGGGAACTCCCTCTCGCTGGACGTGCTGGAGGACCTCTCGGCCATCGACAACCTCGCGGGCATCAAGGACTCCTCGAAGGACGTGCCGTGGCTCGGGCAGGCCATCGACGCCCACCCCGAGCTGACGTTCCTCGCGGGGTCGGACTCCCTGCTCGTGCCCGGCCTCGACTTGGGCTGCACGGGGATGGTGTCGGCGGTCGCGAACGCGTTCCCGGAGCTCGTCGTGGACCTCTACGAGGCCTACGACGAGGGTGACGTCGAGCACGCGCGCAACCTCCAGAGCACCGTCTACGACGTTCGCACGGCGCTCAAGCAGGGGCCGTACATGGCCGGCGTGAAGACCGCGCTCCAGCTGCGGGGGTTCGACGCCGGCCCGCTGCGCTCGCCGCTGCGCACGATGGACGACGACCAGCGCGAGCGCCTCGAAGCCCGGCTGGAGGAACTCGGGCTCCTCGAAACCATAGATTTACACCGAAACGAGTGA